A genomic segment from Gopherus evgoodei ecotype Sinaloan lineage unplaced genomic scaffold, rGopEvg1_v1.p scaffold_33_arrow_ctg1, whole genome shotgun sequence encodes:
- the LOC115641147 gene encoding olfactory receptor 12-like: MAPVREWNRTAVMEFILLGFGNGPGCQMISSVLFLVIYTATVLGNTVLALIIRVNSCLHTPMYFFLTNLSLLDLCFYSSVIAPRAIASFLSGRKAISYNGCATQFFLFCLFLATEAFLLAAMAFDRYTAICKPLLYPITMSKWVCIQMVAGSYICGCVNTMVQTGFTFTLHYCGHNEIDHFFCDGPPLISISCSDTYVNNLVMFTLCGLIIASTVMIVLISYISTVLQIRSAEGRHRAFSTCTSHMLVVTLFYGTIAFMYAQPTWLSSLYPRKAVSVFYTFVIPILNPFIYSLRNKDVKEALRRTVVHESLTK, encoded by the coding sequence ATGGCGCCAGTGAGAGAATGGAACCGCACAGCAGTCATGGAATTCATCCTTCTAGGGTTTGGAAATGGTCCAGGATGCCAGATGATCTCTTCTGTCTTGTTTCTGGTGATTTACACGGCAACCGTGCTGGGAAACACCGTCCTAGCCCTCATCATTAGAGTCAACTCTtgccttcacacccccatgtacttcttcctcacGAACCTGTCACTCTTAGACCTCTGCTTTTACTCCTCCGTCATTGCCCCCAGAGCCATAGCAAGCTTCCTATCAGGGAGAAAAGCCATTTCCTATAATGGATGTGCCACCCAATTCTTCCTCTTCTGTCTCTTCCTTGCCACCGAAGCTTTCCTCCTGGCAGCGATGGCATTTGATCGATACACCGCCATCTGCAAGCCTCTCCTGTATCCCATCACCATGTCCAAGTGGGTTTGCATTCAGATGGTAGCAGGGTCGTATATCTGTGGCTGTGTGAACACCATGGTGCAAACAGGCTTTACCTTTACACTGCACTATTGTGGGCATAATGAAATcgatcatttcttctgtgacggCCCTCCCTTGATCAGTATCTCCTGCAGTGACACGTACGTCAATAATCTTGTGATGTTTACTTTATGTGGCCTCATCATAGCGAGCACTGTCATGATTGTGCTCATCTCCTACATCTCCACCGTCCTCCAGATTCGCTCTGCTGAGGGCAGGCAcagagccttctccacctgcacctcccacatGTTGGTTGTGACTTTATTTTATGGGACCATTGCTTTCATGTATGCCCAGCCCACTTGGTTATCTTCTCTGTACCCAAGGAAAGCAGTATCTGTGTTTTACACCTTTGTCATTCCCATATTGAATCCCTTTATCTACAGCCTTAGGAACAAGGATGTTAAAGAAGCTTTGAGAAGGACTGTGGTCCACGAATCCTTGACAAAATGA
- the LOC115641148 gene encoding olfactory receptor 12D2-like, whose protein sequence is MENQTEVSEFIFLGLTNVRSLQCYLFALFLLLYMASILGNGVIVAVILAEPRLHSPMYFFLGNLSSLDIFYSTVTVPKMLAGFLSGHQTISFTSCLAQLHFFHFLGSSEAMLLAVMAYDRYVAICNPLRYTLVMSPQACLLLAGVTWATGFLHALMHTVMTSRLHFCGPNRIHHFFCDIKPLLILACSSSHLNLSLLHIITGIIGVSPFILTLLSYLYIISFLFLKVRSWESRRKAFSTCTSHLTMIALYYGTVIFTYTHPSSGSSKGKEMIITLVYSVITPALNPLIYTLRNSEMKYATRKFITRKLFPDRN, encoded by the coding sequence ATGGAGAACCAGACAGAGGTGAGCGAGTTCATTTTCCTGGGCCTCACCAATGTGAGGAGTCTTCAGTGCTATCTTTTTgccctcttcctgctgctctaCATGGCTAGCATTTTGGGtaatggagtcattgtggctgtGATACTGGCCGAGCCCAGGCTTCAcagccccatgtacttcttcctgggaaaTCTCTCCAGCCTAGACATCTTCTACTCCACAGTCACTGTGCCCAAGATGTTGGCCGGCTTCCTCTCAGGGCACCAGACCATCTCCTTCACCAGCTGCCTGGCACAGCTCCATTTCTTCCATTTCCTGGGCAGCAGTGAGGCCATGCTGCTGGctgtcatggcctatgaccgctacgtggccatctgcaACCCACTGCGCTACACACTGGTTATGAGCCCACAGGCctgcctgctgctggcaggagTCACCTGGGCCACTGGCTTCCTGCACGCCCTGATGCACACGGTCATGACCTCCCGGTTGCACTTCTGTGGCCCCAACCGTATCcaccacttcttctgtgacatcaagCCCCTGCTGATCctggcctgcagcagctcccacctCAACCTGAGCCTCCTCCACATCATCACTGGGATTATTGGTGTGAGTCCATTCATCCTCACACTCCTCTCCTACCTCTACAtcatctccttcctcttcctgaaGGTCCGGTCAtgggaaagcaggagaaaggcctTCTCCACTTGCACCTCGCACCTCACCATGATAGCACTGTACTATGGGACAGTGATCTTCACCTACACGCATCCTTCTTCAGGAAGCTCCAAGGGCAAAGAGATGATCATCACCCTAGTGTACAGTGTCATCACCCCAGCTTTGAATCCCCTCATCTACACCCTGCGGAACAGTGAGATGAAATACGCCACCAGGAAATTCATCACTAGAAAACTCTTCCCTGACAGGAACTAA